The DNA region AATAAGTCTTATTGTGACTGGCTTTACCACAGGACTAAATGTGTCCTCGTAGTCTAATCCAAATCTCTGCTTAAACCCTTTGGCCACTAATCTTGCTTTGTAGCGATCAACAGTGCCATCTGCCTTCCTTTTAATTTTATACACCCACTTACAATCAATGATGTTGACTCCTCTCCTTGGTGGAACAAGGTGCCAGGTCTTGTTTTTCAGTAATGCACTGAATTCCTGATCCATAGCTTGTCTCCATTGTTCATGGTTCAATGCCTCTATATGATCAACTGGTTCTTGTATTTCTGCTGCCATTAGAAGTGCCTTTTTGTTTATGTCATATGGTATTGTACCATCAGTGAACTTCTTTGGTAGTCTGATATTATCTCGCAACCGAGTTCTCATATGATGTCTTGGCGCTTCTTCTTCTAGAGCTGCAGTTATGCCTTCCTCTGCTCCTTCTGATGAAGGTTCTATAGGAGCAACAGGATCAGCTGAGGATATGACTTGATCTCCCCCTGCAACCAAAGGACCTACAAAAGAGCTGTCATGCTGCACAGGAGCAGGAGTGCTATCTACACCGTGGCCAACGGTAATATGAGAAGGAATAGGGACAACAGGCAAGAGGACTCGGTCTTCAGAAATAATGGATGATTCATGACTAGCAATGTGGGTTGAAAAGGGAAATTGATGTTCATCAAATACTACATCTCTGGATATGTAAACACGAGAGGTAGGAATATGTAGACATTTGAAACCTTTGTGCATTGTGCTATAGCCCAAGAACACACATTGTTGAGAGCGAAACTGCAATTTGTGGGAGTTATAAGGCCTGAGATTTGGCCAACAGGAGCAGCCAAAGGTGCGAAGGGATTTGTAATCAGGCTTAGTACCAAAGAGCTTTTCTAGGggtgttttgttgttgatgaCAGGGCTAGGCAATCGATTTATGAGATAGCATGCAGTTACAAAGGCCTCATCCCAAAATCGCAAAGGTACAGAGGATTGGGACAGAAGGGAAAGGCCTGTTTCAACGATGTGCCGATGCTTCCTTTCAGCTGAGCCATTCTGTTGGTGAGTATATGGACATGAAACATGATGTTCAATGCCTATCTTCCTGAAGAACTGGTTAAGGGTTTGATACTCTCCCCCCCAGTCACTTTGCATGCAAATGATTTTTCTGTTCAGGAGACGTTCAACATATTTCTGAAATTGAAGAAAGACTCCAAAGACCTCAGATTTATGCTTGAGAAGATACACCCAAGTGTACTTGCTAAAGTCATCAATAAAAGACACATAATATTTGTAGCCACTACTGGATTTTTGAGCTTGACCCCATACATCTGAGAAGATAAGCTGTAAAGGTTCAGTTGATATACTGGTAGACTGAGGAAAAGGAAGTTGATGACTTTTGCCTTGCTGACAGGCATTACAAATTGATGCATTTGATGCCCTAATACAAGGTACTAGATTATTGGAACTCAAAATGTGCTGAACTACTGAAGGTGATGGATGACTGAGCCGGCTATGCCAGTCTTCATATGTCAACTTGGCACTTAATAGGGCTCGTTTATTTGCAGGCTGGATGGGGTAGAGTCCTCCCTCACACTTGCCTTGAAGGAGCACCCTCTTCGTGGCCAGATCCTTCACAAGAAAGTAGTTTGGATAGAATTCAAGGAATACATTATTGTCTGTGGTAAGTCGATGGACTGAAAGAAGGTTCTTAGTGGCAGATGGAACGTGAAGAACATTTTTCAGTTTTAGATTAGTTGTAGGAGTAATCAAGGAAGAATGGCCACGGTGAGAGATTTGCAAACCTGATCCATTTGCAGTATGAATTTGCTCCTTGCCGGTGTAGCGTTCATGCATCGTCAGCTTGTCCAACTCTCCGGTGATGTGATCAGTTGCACCAGTGTCAGTGTACCAATTAGGATCAACACCATAGGAGTGTGAGTGTGCTGCCATAGCTGCCATCTTGGAATCTGCAGACTGATAGGAATGATCGAAGCGATGGTAACATTTTAGAGCAACATGCCCCAGCTTCCCACAAACCTGGCACTGGGGCCTTTCTTTTCCCTTATCAGTGCTGCCACGCTGCTGAAAGTGCTGATTTCCTCTGCTGCGGTTTCCACCATGGCCTCTGCTACTGTTGCCGCCATTGACGCCACCGCGACCTCCTTTGTCGCGCGACACAAAGTTGGCTGAGGAACCTGTCAGCTGCATCACAGAGTTATTGTGTTCCATACGCATCTCATAACCAATAAGATGAGCATACAGATCTCCGAGCGACATTGCATCTGGTCTCGTGGTTACAGATGTAACCAGTGAGTCATAATCTTGACCAAGCCCGGTGAGGATGTAAGCAATGATTTCCTCTTGCTGCATCGGATGGCCGACCGAGGCAAGAGTGTCGGCGAGAAGCTTCATCTTGTTGAAGTATTCAGCCATGGTGAGATCATTCTTGCGCATTGTAGCCATCTGGACTCGGATCTGCATCATACGAGCTCTGGAATGTGTAGAGAACATCTTCTCCAAAACAACCCATACCTCACGTGAAGAGGTGAGGAAGAGGACTTGCGCCAGAACTTCTTCTGAAAGTGACGCGAGAAGAGCGCTGAGGACCAGCTGATCCTGCTGTTGCCAGATCAGGTACTCCGGGTTGATGACCTGTGTCGCGCCGTTGTCGCTGGTCTGCGTGATCATCATCGCCGGTGCCGTGGCAGTGCCATCTACATATCTCATAAGATTCTGGCTACGTAGATATGGCAGGAACTGCGCCTTCCACAAGAGGTAGTTGGAGGTCGTCAGCTTCACATTTATCAGATGACCAAAAGATGGTGAGGGAAGCAGGCCGGCAGCGCTTGACACCATCGCACCTGTAGTGCGGGAAGCAATGGAGTCAGTGGTTGACATCTCTTGAGGAGATTAGAGGCTCTGGTACCATATAAGAAAGCACGAAGGAAGAAGAATAAAGGATTGAACCAGCGCAACCGATTCTGTTGCGTGGGGattcatatatatattgagTGCCGGATATGTACAGTATCACGGCAAATCTTCAGTTATAACAACCTGAGCAATCTCAGGGATTCATTTAGGATCCTATCTCCTATGTATGGAAGTCTATCTCCAATTACATATATACTTTAACAAGGTGACTATGGTAATGAGAATGTTCAACTTGTCAAAAGCATTTCAGACCTTCAGCTTCCAAAGGCAGCAATTTTTGGCAATCATGATTGCTGGCACACACATCAATTCTCTGAGAAGTAAGAGTCATGCTTTCATCTAGCAAGGAGAAAGTACACAAATAATTccattaagattttttttacatcATCGTGTGCTTTGTTGGCATTCAGGAAGGCAGCCCGTGTTCGGCTTCAGCTTGACAGGTAACATATTCCTGCTTCAATATGCAATAACGTTTTGCGTTTATCACAATACATTGCTATGATATCACCGAAGGTGATTTTGTTGGGGTAAATTTTAAATAAAGATACTGTGCATGTTACACAATTGCTGTTATGCTCTTCAGTTGTACCACACTTGTTTCATGATTTCATGATTTGTTTCTCTTGCTTCTTTAGAAGAACGAGATTGGAATAATATTAAACCCAATAGGAAGTTAGTTGAGTAGAACTGTGCTAGCCATCTAGGAATAACTGAAAAGCTGCTTCTTATTAACCTGTCGATGGTACTCAACCAGGTTATAAGAATGCCGGATGGTTCTGGGTATCAGTTGTCTTCACTAGACTATCATACTCTCTAAGCAGAAAAATGATCAATAGTACttatcttcttttccttttttttgttaataCCAGCCTTGGTGAGCAGCATGTTGGGTACAGATGTTTGGCTCTTCCAACAATAAAGCTGAGTGTTGTTGGTGGACGACCATTTTCATGCGGGGGTGATAGGCTATTTAGACCAAAGCTTCTGTCAAAATGGTTGGTAAGAAATATACTAACAGATAGATATATATGTTTCGTAACTTCTCTGTTTGGTACTTTGGTGTTTCTTTGTCATTTCCTTGGATTTGATTTGAGAGATTCCTTAATATTGGAAGGAATGAACTATTGGAATTACTTCTCGCCAATTGCATGCTGTGCATGCTCCTACTCCCATTTGCATGTGCGCACCTCTCGGCTACATGATCCCTACATATGTAGATCTCTTGCATACACTCGTTGATAGAGTCAGTTGAATAATAAGTAGTAGTCCAACTCCGGAGAAAATCAATGGCGGTTGACAGACAAGAACACGAAACCTCACCTCTAGTTACCTCACCTCCGCTTGAGACAGTTGCTTCATATGGCATTGCTTGAATAAACTTTTGCAGATCTTGAACGAGCCATTTCGGATCTCCAAAGGGAAACCGGAGTTTCCATCCCATTGGTCGTGTTTGGGCACATGCACAAGAGCCTAGCATATGGCAGAGGCCTGAGGAAGATGATTGCCTTTGGAGCTAACCACACCATGTATCTGAACGGAGCAGTTGTGCCTAGGGTGAAATACGCACAACCGAGCAGTTCTACAATTCCCAGCTACGAGCAAAATCAGCTCGAAGAATCTGGGCTCACAGCTCCAACGCTGCGCGCATTCACCATCGTCGATCTTCTGGAACGGCGCGTCGAGAAGATCTCCGAGGTTTGGGTGCTGGTGAGTGGCGCCACGACTGAGCTTGAGGAGGAAATCATCTTGATCCACGAGTGCACATGTAATATGATATGCAGCTAGGGGAAATATTGTGTGCAAATGTCTAATTTCGTGCAAAGGTGCAAACGATGAACGCAGTCCGGCAGATCCAGCACCTTTGTACCGAATTTCAGCTATTTGAAGTTTTGCGCACAATATTTCCCCAGCCAACGTATATTTAAGTGTTGTGAATGGTGTAAATGTGCTGGAGCGATGTTGAATTTGTTAAATGAGTAGTACAATCTGCCTTACACATACGGAAAATAACACTTACTGAGCATGTAACGTGCTCGTGTTCGTTTGCGACGTTTTCATTCCGCTTCTATTTTTGTACGTAGCAAACTGGTCGGAAGAGTTCCTTCTGAAGAAAAGCATGTTCCTCCATCCAAAAGGAAATTCAAGAGCGTGTGCAGGGGCGAAGTTATATGTAGATTGAGCGATGTATTGGCATGAGGTTGAAGAAATTTCTTCTAATAACCTGCTTATATTAACTATATAAATTTGTCTATATTATCAGATATATAATAAAATAGCAAAACCATAACGAAATTAGCTTAGCCTGAGCGGGCAAATCTAAGCTTCATCATATTAAGGAATCGTTGTTATCGGGTGTAGTTCAGCGATCTTTCGAGAAAATAATTATAAAGGAGATATAAATTAGggaaaaaaactatttattttttttattcatctgtgtttataATGAAAGGTTCTACCTCGTATATATAATACCAAAAACCCTTAATAGATAGAATTgaatcttttaagagatcgaGATGAGCTCACATTCGGTTGTAAACTTTATGTTTTCTAACATCCCTTTTGGGCACTTCTCACGAAACGCATATGTCTCATTAGAACTCCCAAAAAATTCAGTAGGAAAAATTATAAGAAAGAGTATATAGTTTGCAATATGATCACACGAAttgtctcgttaaaaaccttaacatgagaaatttcaaaaaactcatctaagaaaaaaagagtacaatctaCTTAAAATACTTCATATAATTTTCATGATTAACTTTTGGACGCTTAATCTTTCTTATTAAaatttaattcttcatatcgatcttatgtgaaaattcttcccttgaaatgtgcaactctctaagtctCATCATTTCAATGCTATGAATACATCTTTCAAAATTAGATGAAGGGAGAGACTCAGTGAATAAATATGCGGCTTGGCGGCTTCAAGGCTGCGACATGCGGAGGCAACTGCAGCGGGCGCGACACAATGGTGTGTCCTAGCACCGCCTGTAGTGCGGTTCAAGGTGGCGGGAAGCCATCAACGGTGTGGCATTAGGCCAACAGCAGGCTTAGGAAGCGTCGCTTCGGGCGGCGTGATGTCCTGTGCTTCCAACGCGGCCCATCTACCGGTGCTTTAGCGCGGGTGCGGTTTCGGTGTTGCCAAGTGATAGCGGCGTGCAACTCGGTGGTTCGGCATCAGGTGGCAGCACGCGACGGGGCCGCTTCGGGCGGCGCAGAAGTGCAGCGCTATCGGGCGATGCCGTgcatcccttttcttttcttgttttttttgaTATGTGCAGAGAAGGCAACCGACTGTCTCGGTCGACGGCAAGGTGGTGGCTGCGGGTCCCACCAGATCAGATACGCGGAGTTCATGCGATTGACTACTGTTCACATATTGTTCATGCTATTCACACAGATGTAAAGATCCAAAGCAAAAATAATAGTTGCAAGAGCATGTACCGAATCAATCATACCTTTCAATTCTCGCGAACAGATTTGTGGCGCGTAGGGCATATTGGCTTGGCCATGACCTGCTCGCTTGACGACGATGTCGATGCAATGTAGATCGGTCGTATGCAGATTCGTTCCGTTAGCTTAGTTTCTAGCAGAACAATTGAAGAATCGATGCTACTGGGTGTAGTCCAGTGATCCTTCGGGAGAACAATTCCAAAGTATACACAATATAAAGAAAAACTgcttattatttatttatctatatCTATAATGAGAAATtctgcttcatatatatattattaaaaatcacTAAAAAAAAAGGTAGAATCACTTTTAAAAAGATCTAACAAACCACTCCCATTATTGTTCACAGTCCAAAGAAAGAGGAGAATCTCAACCTTTTGGTTGCTATCCGGCTGCCGTTTTAGACGACTTGTCGCGTGTCCGCGTGTACCCTTCTACGTCTCCGCGGGCTTCGTTTTCGTAGTCGTAGCACGTAATCCCACTCCATCTCCGCGGCCCGGGGCGGGCACCTGACGCGGCGACGCCCGGGTCGGCGCGGCTTCACCGGCCGATCGGCTTGGTAGGATCGCCACCGCCCACCTGCCCGCTCGCGCTCGGTCGCTCTCGCCCATCCTGCCCCCAGCTGCTTCCCCCTTACCTCGTTCTTCCGATTCCTCTGCCAACTCGTTTTCATCCTCGCAATTTGTTGCGTGGGTCCGCCGCCGGCGACTGGGGACAGCAGCTACAGGCCAGGTCTCTCGTCGAGGAGAGGCCTCCCCCTCCGTCTCCTCCTCTCTACGGGTGCCCTGGAGCGGAGATCCATCCGGACTTGGATCGGTGAGCCTGACCACTAGCGATTGTGAGCAATCaatccaatttttttctttcgCTCGGTTCAGTTCAGTTGCGGATTTGTCTGCAGCGTGGTTCCCTACTAATCTAATCCATTCATCCATGATTCGATTAGTTTTTCTCTTTGCAAGATCAATAATCGGTTGACACTTACACCATTAGACTTGGTGGTATACCCAAGGTTCTGGTGCAGTTTTTTCCCCGAAAGAATGGGGGTTCAGCTGACCCCACTTGAAGCTCGCCTTTGATTTTGCGTGTCCTGACATTTGGCTTGTAATTGCAGATAACGGCTGTCGTTTGATTGCCATTTTGAGCAATATGGGTTGGCTGACGAAGTTTTTTAGAGGTTCAACCCACAATATCTCGGAAGGGCAGTATCACAGCAGGCCTGCAGAGGAGCCAGTATGGAATGAACCCTCTAGTTCGCCTGTTGTAACTGTAAGAACCTTATGCAATAGGCTTCCTGCCTTTACTGCATTATGTTTTTGAACAATATCATTCATTGGAGTTCCTCAGTACAGCTCTAAACTCTAGTTCAGGATAAAAGGAGGTCATTCTATTTAACTAGTATAGACAAAGGGGATACATTTAGCATGAGCTCCAAGAAAGTTGCCTGAAAGGATAGCTTTTTACTCCCACCTTTACAAATATATACCACTGTGTCTGTGCACTCAAAATATTCCTTATGTGGCTACTCCTATTGGGAAATGTATTGAGAATTTATGATTGgtaacaaaagcaacattttCCTTATTCTTATTGATGGTTGGCAACTTTGATACTTCAACCGATATGTACATAATACATAAGCTTCTAAGTTCTAATAAATTTTCAGATGGCACTAATTGCTTCTAAAGATAGAGCTTGCACACCATTGTAGTAGTCTTTGGTCTGTAGgatggaaaagaaagaaaatccaGTTCTATTGATCGTGTCACTGATCAAATCTTCACATGCAATGTAGGACATCCTTTCAGAGTTTAACAATGAGGATATTGACCGTGCTATAGCACTCTCTCTATCTGAAGAGGAGCAAAGAAAGGCAAAGACAATAGGTTAGTGTGCTTTCTATTCTCCTGCTCCACAAGTGTTCATTGTCCAAAAGAAGTCTAAAACCCCTCTGTTGTTTCATTTCCATTGGTTGCCCCTTTTCATTGTCCAAAAGAAGGTTCTTAATGTTTTAGAGAAGCGCATATCACTTGTACTATGCCATGACATTTGTCAAGGTGCTTAGTGTTTTAGAGAAGCCTATCTCTCAAATTTACTATTATTAAAAGAAAATCTGTCAAGCTAGTCCACTGCATATGATATAGTACATTCAAGGGGATTCTTTTCTTTAGGATATAGTTAAGTTCTTGACATTCATTGCTTCTGACCTTGTTTGATGTTGATCAAGAAACTcgtttttcttttccattttaaGTGCAAATAGTTTGTTCTAGATGTCTGTGAATTACTTAAGTAAAAAATCAAAACATCAGAGCAAAAAAAGAATCATCgataagaaaaaagaattaaCGTGTGATTGCTTGTTTGTCTTGGCAATTACTTCCTTGGCATCAGTGTGTTTACTTTTGAAGATGTGTTGAAAAAGTTTTCTCCAATTTTGATGGTTCTAGATGTAACAATCGACCTGGCTGAATATTTGTATGGATTGGAACTGAGACCAAGTAATAAAACCATAAAGTGCATTCCTGAAGTGAATATTACATACAAATGTATGGCATTTGAGGCTTTCTTTGAATCTATTGTAGCTCAATGTACTCTGGGTCTCTGATGCTGTTACAAACATTCCCTAGAATTCATGCAGTTAACGTGTGACACTTTCtggtttatttgttttatcCTTCTAGAAAAGGATATGCATTTGGAGGAGGATGAGCAACTTGCAAGAGCTATCCAAGAAAGTTTGAATGTTGAATCACCCCCTCGCGTAAATGGCAGTGCCAATGGCAGCAATACATATCAACCATCTCGCGAAAATGGAACTTCCAGTGGTGGCAATACATATCAACCATCTCACGAAAATGGCACTGCCAATGGTGGCAATACATATCAACCGTTACCATTTATGTTCTCATCTGGATTCAGGTTCATTTTCATTTTAATTACTTTACTATTCTGAGTTTTGTGTGGATATGCCGATCTTAGTTGATGGTTATGAAGTAGCAAATAAGTATATAACTGAACTGATATTATAAGGAAGTACAATAAATGAAGTCATGAACCTACAGTCTGCATATTAGTTTTAAAAGATAACACATCTTATTATCTTCTATCTGGAGCACTGGCATGTCGACTTAGGTAGCTCATTCCCTGGATACCACGTGCTGTTTAATGGCTTGGCACATACTACTAAATCGCAATGAGCGAATGTGTCTTAGTGAGAATTCATTGAAGCAGATTTTCAGTGGGGTGCGGTGATTTTATAAACAAGACTACCTAGGAGGAATCAGGTAATtttgtattaagaagaaaatagtCATCAAAATTCATGCCAAAGAGGAATCAAATCTGGATGGTAGGGGTGTACACCCACACCTCCCACCAACTGGCTCAGTTCTTATCAGCAAGGTTTCAGTTGAGTTTGCATATCCAGTAAAGAAGTCAAAAGGCATCATCGCATAattgtttagaaaaaaaaatatcgcaCAGCTTTAGGTATACAACTAAAGAGTTTTTATCTGATATTGGGAAATTGTGCATTTTGTTATGCCAAATTCAGTTTCTTTATCTTTTCTGTCTTTTGGGAAACTGTTACAACCTGTGGTGAAATTTAGAGCTCAGACGTATAGTGAACAGGAATCTATTAAAGTGCCTGTGGGATGTGGTTATGGGATACCTTGTATGTAAGGGTTGAAGCATGTCAAGCCCTGAAGGATGTGGTTGTCTTAACCAGAAGTGCCTTGGATATGTGAATTTTCCAATGCTGTCAAAAGAACAAGAAATTGTGTATGATTTGTTACTTCAGTTGTAGCAGGAAGATGCTGTAATGCTCTAAAACACACTAGGATGATAGGCATGAAAAAATCACCCTGAACTAGTCTTTAATGTGAAATGTACTTCTTTTCCTCAGGGCATGTGCAGGATGTCACAGAGAGATTGGCCATGGGCGTTTTCTCAGTTGCATGGGAGCTGTTTGGCATCCAGAATGTTTTCGTTGCCATGCCTGTAATCAACCAATATATGACTATGAGGTAACTGCTCTGTAAACTTTTTGAGCAATTGCTTTAATATACTGACCTTAGAACACAATGCTGCAGTTCTCCATGTCAGGAAATCACCCATACCATAAAAATTGCTACAAGGAGCGCTTTCACCCAAAATGTGATGTCTGCAAGCAATTTGTAAGAATCACTTCGTTACTCTGATCTTATCTGTTTCCATTAGAAGGTCCTTTTTGTTCTACATTTCGTATGCCTATTGTGCTAAGAAATAATCAAAGCATCAAATCTGCCTCCAAAATCTTGGAGGATGAAGTTTGCCTACATTCTCTATGATTTTCATGTTTATTCTTAAATATATGATTACATGCATGTTTTTATTGTGTTTCTTGTTGCAACTATAAAAGCCTGTAAACTTATAGTTAGTTGCCCATTTTAGTTAGCTGATTGGTCATGTTTTCAGTAGAAAGTTTATTTGTGTCAGCAGTtgactcctttttttttttttttttttttttcatatgcaCCATTTTACAGTTCCTTCCTTTTCAGATTCCTACAAATATGAATGGCCTTATTGAATATAGAGCACATCCTTTCTGGTTACAAAAATACTGTCCATCACATGAGGTGGATGGCACTCCAAGGTGCTGTAGTTGTGAAAGAATGGAGGTATGTTGAGCTACCGTGTTTTGCTTTTAAAATTTGATCTCGTGGCCATACTTCTTGGTTAGATAAGCTGCATTGTGCGAAATTTGGATCAGTTCAATCCAATATGGTTCATTTGCTTATCAGCCAAGGGAATCAAGATATGTATTGCTGGATGATGGTCGTAAGCTCTGCCTGGAGTGCCTTGATTCTGCAGTGATGGATACAACCGAGTGCCAGCCTCTTTATCTCGAAATTCAGGAATTTTATGAAGGTCTGAATATGAAAGTTGAACAACAGGTTCCTCTGCTTCTGGTAGAGAGACAGGCTTTAAATGAAGCCATGGAAGGAGAAAAGGCTGTATGTTTCATGCTCAAAATCCATAATTCTCCTTTTCCCCCACTATACTGTTAGCTGTAATTATTTGGTTTCTGTGGAAACCAGGGTCACCACCATCTTCCAGAAACGAGAGGATTGTGCTTATCAGAAGAACAGACTGTTAGCACGGTGAGAGCTGTTCCAAACACCAAATATATTATTCTTTCCTCATTTAAAGTCCATGTTCTACTCCCATTCTGTTATTCTGCTGGGTTCCGCCTAaagtaatgattttttttaagatactGAGGGGACCAAGAATGGCTGGAAACAAAATTATGGATATGATAACAGAGCCATATAGGTTGACACGTCGATGTGAAGTGACTGCAATTCTCATTCTGTATGGTCTCCCAAGGTGAAACATCAACATTTTTGTTTTGTAATGTCATAATAAGCAGCTCCTGACCGAAATAATAATAGTTTTAGACAAATAGTTCAGAAAAGTAGTTTGGTTTCAATTGCTTCAGAATATTGTTCCTTCTATGTGTGCAAAAAATGATGCATGGAATTGTTGAAGATATCTGGACTACGAACTGACTGCAGACTTAATGAGCAAAATAGTTTACTCTTGTCCATCATCACTGTATGTTCTCCTGTATGATATGCGAATACTTTGTTGTTCTGTTTTGCTTCTTCATTGCTGAAACCTGATGAATGCTCATAATTATTTGTATAGATTTTTAATAAGTTTTTGTTCTTGCAGGTTGTTGACAGGTTCAATTTTAGCTCATGagatgatgcatgcatggttgcGACTTAAAGGTGATAGTTAGCAACTGAACTAATCTTTCAGTTCTTGGCCAGAAACCACATTACGTTGTTTTCAAGACTGGACCACTTTTTATTAGCCAATGTTGGTGAACTCGAGCTGCTACCATGTAAATTGTTGGTTACCCACTTAGATATCACGGATCATAAGTATACTAGAAATCaacactaatttttttattaagaaaACTTTGCATTCACTTGCCTATCATTTGCCTAATATCCTGTCTACATGAAAATGTTACATAGACTAATCGTGCTAATGAACATATCACAGGATACTGGACACTCAGTCCAGATGTAGAAGAGGGCATATGCCAAGTTCTAGCTCACATATGGATTGAGTCAAAGATCATGGCAGAATCAGGCAGTAATACTGCATCAACGTCCGCAGCCTCTTCGACATCCACATCATCGAAAAAAGGGGGACGGTCTCAGTTTGAGCGGAAGCTTGGGGATTTTTTCAAGCATCAGATTGAGTCGGATACCTCTATGGCCTACGGAGGAGGTTTCAGAGCTGGGAACCGGGCCGTTCTTCAGTATGGCCTAAAGCGAACCCTTGAGCATATCCGGCTAACAGGGACCTTCCCATTTCGAAATGGCATGGATCCACATTTTGGTGAAACTTAAATTACATATATGATTGTCATTCAGAGTTCATTTACAGGGAAAGAAAGGAATTTGAAATGTGCAATTGTACAAACATTCTTTTCAGATATATCTTGGAAGGGCTAACTACAGTATTGAATGAGTTGCGATGGCTAGCCTGACCAATCATTCGAAATGATTGTGACCAAACTCTGGAACGAAAACAACAGTAAATTTTTTATATGGCGTGAATTTCagtaacaaaaaatatatagttcCTTTTACTTGCGGATATATCTGCAATTGTTTACTTAGTTTTTTTGCTGTTCTGAATTTCTGCTTTCGGACATGCCGTGACAAATGAGAGCTAAATTTCTGGTCGAGGCGCTATTCCGAAACCGTTGCCTTGTGGCCCTTGTCCCACAGAATCCTTTCTGTTTGAAGATCAAACGGCACCAAGCGCAACTAAACGGGGCCTCTGCCGCATGTGCATAAGAGTAGAAAATCTCAAAATCTCGCCAGATTAAGCCAGTACACGGTGCA from Phragmites australis chromosome 8, lpPhrAust1.1, whole genome shotgun sequence includes:
- the LOC133926360 gene encoding uncharacterized protein LOC133926360 isoform X1, with the protein product MDPASGAGAGALRCVRIAVHNDWALEEDSKALQFIQPDLILFTGDYGNENVQLVKSISDLQLPKAAIFGNHDCWHTHQFSEKKAARVRLQLDSLGEQHVGYRCLALPTIKLSVVGGRPFSCGGDRLFRPKLLSKWLVRNILTDRYICFVTSLFGTLVFLCHFLGFDLRDSLILEGMNYWNYFSPIACCACSYSHLHVRTSRLHDPYICRSLAYTR
- the LOC133926360 gene encoding uncharacterized protein LOC133926360 isoform X3; the protein is MQPDLILFTGDYGNENVQLVKSISDLQLPKAAIFGNHDCWHTHQFSEKKAARVRLQLDSLGEQHVGYRCLALPTIKLSVVGGRPFSCGGDRLFRPKLLSKWLVRNILTDRYICFVTSLFGTLVFLCHFLGFDLRDSLILEGMNYWNYFSPIACCACSYSHLHVRTSRLHDPYICRSLAYTR
- the LOC133926360 gene encoding uncharacterized protein LOC133926360 isoform X5, coding for MQPDLILFTDLQLPKAAIFGNHDCWHTHQFSEKKAARVRLQLDSLGEQHVGYRCLALPTIKLSVVGGRPFSCGGDRLFRPKLLSKWLVRNILTDRYICFVTSLFGTLVFLCHFLGFDLRDSLILEGMNYWNYFSPIACCACSYSHLHVRTSRLHDPYICRSLAYTR
- the LOC133926360 gene encoding uncharacterized protein LOC133926360 isoform X4 is translated as MSGDYGNENVQLVKSISDLQLPKAAIFGNHDCWHTHQFSEKKAARVRLQLDSLGEQHVGYRCLALPTIKLSVVGGRPFSCGGDRLFRPKLLSKWLVRNILTDRYICFVTSLFGTLVFLCHFLGFDLRDSLILEGMNYWNYFSPIACCACSYSHLHVRTSRLHDPYICRSLAYTR
- the LOC133926360 gene encoding uncharacterized protein LOC133926360 isoform X2, which codes for MDPASGAGAGALRCVRIAVHNDWALEEDSKALQFIQPDLILFTDLQLPKAAIFGNHDCWHTHQFSEKKAARVRLQLDSLGEQHVGYRCLALPTIKLSVVGGRPFSCGGDRLFRPKLLSKWLVRNILTDRYICFVTSLFGTLVFLCHFLGFDLRDSLILEGMNYWNYFSPIACCACSYSHLHVRTSRLHDPYICRSLAYTR
- the LOC133926360 gene encoding uncharacterized protein LOC133926360 isoform X7 is translated as MDPASGAGAGALRCVRIAVHNDWALEEDSKALQFIQPDLILFTGDYGNENVQLVKSISDLQLPKAAIFGNHDCWHTHQFSEKKAARVRLQLDSLGEQHVGYRCLALPTIKLSVVGGRPFSCGGDRLFRPKLLSK
- the LOC133926360 gene encoding uncharacterized protein LOC133926360 isoform X6, whose translation is MDPASGAGAGALRCVRIAVHNDWALEEDSKALQFIQPDLILFTGDYGNENVQLVKSISDLQLPKAAIFGNHDCWHTHQFSEKKAARVRLQLDSLGEQHVGYRCLALPTIKLSVVGGRPFSCGGDRLFRPKLLSKWLILNEPFRISKGKPEFPSHWSCLGTCTRA